Proteins from one Flavobacterium branchiarum genomic window:
- the traM gene encoding conjugative transposon protein TraM, producing MKENENKKSVVRVTEGNQAATADVPQDGTQNKAEKLKKPLIFGLMGIVFVGCMYLIFKPSADKKEIENIGLNDAVPEATGAGMPADKGKAYELEMLERKEQEKRNALTTLSDYWNTEDKKEPNDEFSEEDESNSYGGGRGSGRNGNPALSSYRNAQSTLGSFYQDNNSETTELRRQLDELKEQLAEKDVPKSVTVDDQLALMEKSYQMAAKYLPTGTNSTEAPPVKSAGTATTGSTQKEHFVAFTPTRKNTVSALYREPTDSAFLADWSETRNRGFYTAGSIEQTAQPKNSIKACVHDAQTVIGETGVRLRLLEPAQTPGRTIPKGTIVTANAKFQGGRLQLKITSVELEGNIIPVDITIYDLDGQQGLYVPYSPEMNALTEMAGNMSQTSGTSIMLTQNAGQQVAADLSRGVVQGVSGYFAKKVRTPKVTLKAGHQVFLVSKK from the coding sequence ATGAAAGAAAATGAGAACAAAAAGTCGGTTGTTCGGGTAACGGAAGGGAACCAGGCAGCAACCGCTGATGTACCGCAAGACGGTACACAGAACAAAGCCGAAAAGCTCAAAAAGCCGCTCATCTTTGGCTTAATGGGAATTGTCTTCGTAGGTTGTATGTACCTCATATTTAAACCATCCGCAGACAAAAAGGAAATCGAGAACATCGGGCTGAACGATGCAGTACCAGAGGCTACCGGAGCAGGAATGCCTGCCGACAAAGGCAAGGCTTACGAGTTGGAAATGCTGGAACGCAAAGAGCAAGAAAAACGCAATGCACTTACCACGCTTTCTGACTATTGGAATACTGAAGACAAAAAAGAGCCTAATGATGAATTTTCCGAAGAAGACGAAAGCAACAGCTATGGCGGTGGCAGAGGTTCGGGCAGAAACGGCAATCCGGCATTGAGCAGTTACCGCAATGCACAAAGCACATTGGGTTCATTTTATCAGGATAACAACTCGGAAACAACAGAACTCCGCAGGCAATTGGACGAACTAAAAGAACAATTAGCCGAGAAAGATGTGCCTAAATCTGTAACCGTTGATGACCAGCTTGCCCTAATGGAGAAATCCTACCAGATGGCGGCAAAGTATCTGCCAACGGGTACAAATTCGACAGAAGCTCCACCTGTTAAAAGTGCAGGTACAGCTACGACCGGTTCAACTCAAAAAGAACATTTTGTAGCGTTTACACCGACAAGGAAAAACACCGTTTCCGCTTTGTATCGTGAGCCTACGGACAGTGCCTTTTTAGCCGATTGGAGCGAAACAAGAAACCGGGGCTTTTATACCGCAGGTTCTATTGAGCAAACGGCACAACCGAAAAACAGTATCAAAGCCTGTGTACACGATGCACAAACGGTTATCGGCGAAACAGGGGTACGATTGCGATTGTTAGAGCCAGCCCAAACGCCCGGGCGTACCATTCCAAAAGGAACGATTGTAACAGCTAATGCCAAATTTCAGGGTGGACGATTACAGCTAAAAATTACCTCCGTAGAATTAGAGGGCAACATCATTCCGGTTGATATTACTATTTACGATTTGGACGGACAGCAAGGCTTGTACGTTCCGTATTCGCCCGAAATGAACGCCCTTACCGAAATGGCGGGCAATATGAGCCAGACTTCGGGAACAAGCATAATGCTCACGCAGAATGCAGGACAACAGGTTGCTGCTGATTTAAGCCGTGGCGTGGTACAGGGTGTTTCGGGCTATTTCGCCAAAAAGGTAAGAACCCCAAAGGTTACGCTAAAAGCGGGGCATCAGGTCTTCCTTGTATCTAAAAAATAA
- the traK gene encoding conjugative transposon protein TraK, protein MEFKTLRNIENSFRQIRLYAIVFAVLCLSVVGFSLWKSYSFAEEQRQKIYVLDNGKSLMLALSQDASINRPVEAREHVRRFHELFFTLAPDKNAIESNMSRAFNLADKSAFDYYKDLSEKGYYSRIISGNVQQRIEVDSVVCNFDTYPYAVRTYAKQFIIRSSNVTRRNLITSCYLVNSVRSDNNPQGFNIEKFAVIENRDIEVIER, encoded by the coding sequence ATGGAATTTAAAACATTAAGAAATATCGAAAACAGTTTTAGGCAAATACGGCTGTATGCCATTGTATTTGCCGTTCTCTGCCTAAGCGTGGTAGGATTTTCACTTTGGAAATCTTACAGCTTTGCGGAAGAACAACGCCAAAAAATCTATGTGCTGGATAATGGAAAATCGTTGATGCTTGCCTTATCGCAAGATGCAAGTATCAATCGACCTGTGGAAGCAAGGGAACACGTCAGGCGTTTTCACGAACTCTTTTTTACGCTTGCTCCCGACAAGAACGCTATCGAAAGCAATATGAGCAGGGCGTTCAACCTTGCCGATAAATCAGCTTTTGATTATTACAAAGACCTGTCGGAAAAGGGCTATTACAGCAGGATTATTTCGGGGAATGTACAGCAACGCATTGAGGTGGATAGTGTCGTGTGCAATTTCGACACCTATCCTTATGCGGTGCGTACCTACGCCAAACAATTCATTATCCGTTCGAGCAACGTGACCAGGCGTAACCTGATTACTTCCTGCTATCTCGTGAACTCTGTCCGTTCGGACAACAACCCGCAGGGCTTCAACATCGAAAAGTTTGCAGTGATAGAAAACAGGGATATAGAAGTTATCGAACGCTAA
- the traJ gene encoding conjugative transposon protein TraJ: MEFQNLHEVLRSLYDEMLPLSADMAAVAKGIAGLGALFYVAIKVWQALSRAEPIDMYPLLRPFALGLCIMFFPTIVLGTINAVLSPVVQGTHTILENQVLDLNNLQAKKDLLEREAMLRNPETAYLVSNEEFDKKLEELGWSPGDLITMSGMYMDRFAYQTEQAIKNWFRNLLEVLFQAAALVIDTIRTFFLIVLSILGPIAFAISVWDGFQSTLTQWLTRYVSVYLWLPVADLFSSMLAKIQSLIIEKDIAMLADPTYIPDTSNTVYIIFMIIGIVGYFTIPTVTGWIIQAGGAGNFTRNVNQAAMKTGNIAGAGTGSAVGNIGGKLMGK, encoded by the coding sequence ATGGAATTTCAAAATCTTCACGAAGTCCTACGCTCATTATATGATGAGATGCTCCCACTGTCCGCCGATATGGCGGCAGTGGCTAAAGGGATAGCCGGATTGGGGGCTTTGTTCTATGTTGCCATAAAAGTATGGCAGGCTTTGAGCAGGGCTGAACCCATTGATATGTACCCTTTGCTTCGTCCTTTCGCTTTGGGGCTTTGCATTATGTTTTTCCCAACTATCGTATTGGGAACAATCAATGCCGTGTTAAGTCCGGTGGTACAGGGTACTCACACAATCCTCGAAAATCAGGTGCTTGACCTCAACAATTTGCAGGCGAAAAAAGACCTGCTCGAACGGGAAGCTATGCTACGAAATCCTGAAACAGCCTATCTCGTATCAAATGAGGAATTTGATAAAAAGCTCGAAGAATTGGGCTGGTCGCCCGGCGATTTGATTACGATGTCGGGAATGTATATGGATAGGTTTGCCTACCAAACCGAACAAGCTATTAAGAATTGGTTTCGCAATCTGTTAGAGGTACTGTTTCAGGCAGCAGCTTTGGTTATTGATACCATAAGGACGTTCTTTCTCATTGTCCTGTCCATACTCGGGCCGATAGCCTTTGCGATAAGCGTGTGGGACGGTTTTCAGTCCACGCTCACGCAATGGCTGACCCGATACGTCAGCGTTTACCTGTGGTTGCCTGTGGCAGACCTGTTCAGCTCTATGCTTGCCAAAATACAATCCCTCATTATCGAAAAGGATATAGCAATGCTTGCCGACCCGACTTACATTCCTGATACCTCAAATACCGTGTACATCATCTTTATGATAATCGGTATCGTGGGCTACTTCACTATCCCAACGGTAACAGGCTGGATTATTCAGGCAGGCGGTGCAGGAAACTTTACCCGTAACGTAAACCAAGCCGCAATGAAAACCGGAAATATCGCCGGAGCAGGAACAGGTTCGGCAGTTGGAAATATCGGTGGCAAGTTAATGGGGAAATAA
- a CDS encoding DUF4141 domain-containing protein, with amino-acid sequence MKKFLFMVCTALMLAVAPSAKAQWVVTDPTNLASGILNSANEIVQTSSTVSNVIKNFKEVEKVYKQGKEYYDKLQAVNNLVKDARKVQQTVLLVGDVSEMYVTNFGKMMNDPNFSAQELAAISNGYSALLNESTELLKELKQIVTSSSLSLNDKERMDIIDRVYKEVKEYHSLVRYYTNKNISVSILRAKKQNNTKRVLDLYGTPNQKYW; translated from the coding sequence ATGAAAAAGTTCCTTTTTATGGTGTGTACGGCACTAATGCTCGCCGTAGCACCGTCCGCTAAAGCACAATGGGTAGTAACCGACCCCACAAATCTGGCATCGGGTATTCTCAACAGTGCGAATGAAATCGTACAGACTTCTTCCACGGTATCCAATGTAATTAAAAATTTCAAGGAAGTGGAAAAGGTGTATAAACAGGGTAAGGAGTATTACGACAAGCTACAAGCTGTAAATAATCTTGTAAAAGATGCACGTAAGGTACAGCAGACTGTATTGCTTGTCGGTGACGTATCCGAAATGTATGTTACCAACTTCGGTAAGATGATGAACGACCCGAATTTTTCTGCACAGGAATTGGCAGCTATCAGCAATGGTTATTCGGCACTTTTGAATGAAAGTACCGAACTGCTGAAAGAACTCAAACAGATTGTAACCTCATCAAGCCTTTCGCTGAACGACAAAGAGCGTATGGATATTATTGATAGAGTGTACAAAGAAGTAAAGGAATACCACAGCTTGGTACGCTACTATACCAATAAGAATATCTCTGTAAGTATTCTAAGAGCAAAAAAGCAGAACAATACCAAAAGAGTGCTTGACCTCTATGGAACTCCTAACCAAAAATACTGGTAG
- a CDS encoding TraG family conjugative transposon ATPase yields MRNVAKTTTLENKFPLLAVENNCILSKDADITACFEVRLPELFTVASAEYEAIHSAWHKAIKTLPDFTVIHKQDWYIKESYAPDLAEDNQSFLAKSYQRHFNERPFLNHYCYLFLTKTTKERMRMQSNFSSLCKGTLIPKEIRNKETIHRFMEAVAQFERIVNDSGFVTLKRLTEDEIIGTEDTHGLLEQYLTLSRESGTPMQDIALGTEEVRIGNKRLSLHTLSDTDDLPGTVSADTRFEKLSTDRSDCRLSFAAPVGLLLSCNHIYNQYLFLDNSEDNLQKFEKSARNMHSLARYSRANQINKEWIEKYLNEAHSFGLSSIRAHFNIMAWSEDPAELKQLKNDCGSALALMECKPRHNTTDVATLFWAGMPGNAGDFPSEESFYTFIEPALCFFTEETNYHNSPSPFGIKMADRLTGKPIHLDISDLPMKRGIITNRNKFILGPSGSGKSFFTNHMVRQYYEQGAHVLLVDTGNSYQGLCELIKGKTKGEDGVYFTYTEDNPIAFNPFYTDDGVFDIEKRESVKTLILTLWKRDDEPPTRSEEVALSNAVSGYIERIKTDDVYPSFNGFYEYVKGDYRKVLEEKQVREKDFDIANFLNVLEPYYKGGEYDYLLNSDKQLDLLSKRFIVFEIDAIKDHKILFPIVTIIIMEVFINKMRRLKGIRKLILIEEAWKAIAKEGMAEYIKYLFKTVRKFFGEAIVVTQEVDDIIQSPIVKESIINNSDCKILLDQRKYMNKFDDIQAMLGLTDKEKSQVLSINMNNDASRLYKEVWIGLGGTNSAVYATEVSLEEYLAYTTEETEKMEVMQLASELDGNVELAIKHIAMQRRDKANQ; encoded by the coding sequence ATGAGAAATGTAGCAAAGACCACCACACTGGAAAACAAGTTCCCTTTGTTGGCAGTGGAGAACAACTGCATCTTATCCAAAGATGCGGACATTACCGCCTGCTTTGAAGTACGCTTGCCGGAATTGTTCACGGTAGCTTCTGCGGAATACGAAGCTATTCACTCCGCCTGGCACAAGGCTATCAAAACCTTGCCTGATTTTACGGTCATTCACAAACAGGATTGGTACATCAAAGAAAGCTATGCGCCCGATTTGGCAGAGGATAACCAAAGTTTTTTGGCAAAATCCTATCAACGCCATTTCAATGAGCGACCGTTCTTAAATCACTACTGTTACTTGTTCCTGACCAAGACCACTAAGGAAAGAATGCGGATGCAAAGTAATTTTTCATCGCTATGTAAAGGTACGCTGATACCAAAGGAAATCAGGAACAAGGAAACGATACACCGCTTTATGGAGGCGGTCGCCCAGTTTGAGCGTATCGTGAACGATAGCGGTTTTGTAACCCTGAAACGTCTGACCGAAGATGAAATCATCGGAACAGAAGATACACATGGATTACTGGAACAGTACCTCACGTTATCAAGGGAATCTGGAACACCAATGCAGGACATCGCACTCGGAACGGAAGAAGTCCGTATCGGAAACAAAAGGTTGAGCCTGCACACCTTGTCCGATACAGACGATTTGCCCGGAACGGTATCGGCTGATACCCGTTTTGAAAAGCTATCCACCGACCGGAGCGACTGCCGTTTGTCGTTCGCTGCTCCCGTGGGATTACTCCTTAGCTGTAACCATATCTACAACCAATATTTGTTTTTGGATAACAGCGAAGACAACCTGCAAAAGTTTGAAAAGTCCGCCCGCAATATGCACTCTTTGGCAAGGTATAGCAGGGCAAACCAAATCAACAAAGAGTGGATAGAAAAATACCTGAACGAAGCCCACAGCTTCGGTCTGTCGTCTATCAGGGCACACTTCAACATTATGGCGTGGTCGGAAGACCCTGCGGAGCTGAAACAGTTAAAGAACGATTGCGGTAGTGCATTGGCATTGATGGAGTGTAAGCCTCGCCACAACACTACGGACGTAGCCACTTTGTTTTGGGCTGGAATGCCCGGCAATGCAGGCGATTTTCCGAGTGAGGAAAGTTTTTACACTTTTATCGAACCTGCCTTGTGCTTCTTCACAGAAGAAACCAACTATCACAATTCGCCCTCGCCGTTCGGTATCAAAATGGCTGACAGGCTTACAGGAAAACCTATCCATTTGGATATTTCCGACCTGCCTATGAAGCGTGGGATTATCACGAACCGCAACAAATTCATTTTGGGGCCATCGGGTTCGGGAAAATCGTTCTTCACAAATCATATGGTAAGGCAATACTACGAACAGGGTGCTCACGTCCTGTTGGTGGATACAGGGAATAGTTATCAGGGCTTATGCGAACTCATCAAAGGAAAGACCAAAGGCGAAGACGGCGTGTATTTTACATACACCGAAGACAATCCCATTGCCTTTAACCCTTTCTATACCGATGATGGCGTGTTCGACATTGAGAAGCGGGAAAGTGTCAAGACTTTGATACTGACACTCTGGAAACGTGATGATGAACCGCCAACCCGTTCTGAAGAGGTTGCTCTTTCCAATGCCGTAAGCGGCTATATCGAACGTATCAAAACGGACGATGTTTACCCATCATTTAACGGTTTCTACGAGTATGTCAAAGGCGATTACCGCAAGGTACTCGAAGAAAAACAGGTAAGGGAAAAAGACTTTGACATTGCCAATTTCCTGAACGTACTCGAACCCTATTACAAGGGCGGCGAATATGATTATCTGCTCAACTCCGATAAGCAGTTAGACCTGCTTTCCAAACGCTTTATCGTGTTTGAAATTGATGCGATTAAAGACCACAAAATCCTCTTTCCCATAGTCACAATCATCATTATGGAAGTTTTCATCAACAAGATGAGGCGATTAAAAGGTATTCGCAAGCTCATTTTGATTGAAGAAGCCTGGAAAGCAATCGCAAAAGAAGGAATGGCGGAATACATAAAGTACCTCTTTAAAACGGTTAGGAAATTCTTCGGAGAAGCGATTGTCGTTACGCAAGAGGTAGATGATATTATCCAGTCGCCCATTGTAAAAGAAAGTATCATCAACAATTCCGACTGTAAAATCCTCTTAGACCAGCGTAAGTATATGAATAAATTCGATGACATACAGGCAATGTTGGGGCTTACAGATAAGGAAAAAAGTCAGGTACTTTCTATCAATATGAACAACGATGCAAGCCGACTGTACAAAGAGGTTTGGATTGGCTTAGGTGGTACGAACTCGGCAGTCTATGCCACCGAAGTTAGTTTGGAGGAATACCTCGCATACACCACCGAAGAAACCGAAAAAATGGAGGTAATGCAATTAGCTTCCGAATTGGACGGTAACGTAGAACTCGCCATTAAGCATATCGCAATGCAAAGGCGTGACAAAGCAAATCAATAG
- a CDS encoding DUF4133 domain-containing protein — MSNYNINKGIGRTVEFKGLKAQYLFIFAGGLLGTLILVMILYMAGVNSYICLFLGAGGASLIVWQTFSLNRKYGEHGLMKIGANKRHPRYIICRKPVHRYLKFTPKQNAV, encoded by the coding sequence ATGAGTAATTATAACATCAACAAAGGCATTGGGAGAACGGTGGAATTTAAAGGGCTGAAAGCACAATACCTGTTCATTTTTGCAGGCGGACTGCTCGGAACCCTTATCCTGGTCATGATACTTTACATGGCCGGGGTTAATTCCTACATCTGCCTTTTTCTTGGGGCAGGCGGTGCTTCGCTCATTGTATGGCAGACCTTTTCGCTGAACAGGAAGTACGGCGAACACGGGCTGATGAAAATTGGAGCCAATAAAAGGCATCCCCGCTACATCATCTGCCGCAAGCCTGTACACCGCTATTTAAAATTCACACCTAAACAGAATGCCGTATGA
- a CDS encoding DUF4134 domain-containing protein codes for MEKQRKKVLLAAVAILSGIGAFAQGNGSAGINEATQMVTSYFDPATQLIYAIGAVVGLIGGVKVYNKFSSGDPDTSKTAASWFGACIFLIVAATILRSFFL; via the coding sequence ATGGAAAAACAGAGAAAAAAAGTTTTGCTGGCAGCCGTGGCAATTCTGTCAGGAATTGGTGCGTTCGCACAGGGAAACGGTTCGGCTGGCATCAACGAGGCTACTCAAATGGTAACGTCTTATTTCGACCCCGCAACCCAATTAATCTACGCCATTGGTGCGGTCGTGGGCTTGATAGGGGGCGTTAAGGTTTATAACAAGTTCAGTTCGGGCGACCCCGACACATCGAAGACTGCAGCATCCTGGTTTGGTGCGTGTATCTTCTTAATTGTTGCAGCTACCATCCTGCGTTCATTCTTCCTTTAA
- a CDS encoding restriction endonuclease subunit S, which produces MQLKDISHLQFGFYDKPKEKGAVIYLQAKNFNDFGLFDGNGDGWVEITEKSKSHLLEEGDVLFVGKGMRNFAWKYSVDTGKAIASSIFFVIKPKSDLVDSDYLVTIFNSTKYQSFFQSLGAGSSIPSIRKNELEAVEIPLPPLEVQKKIAKLSDLHRAELALTGRLIDEKNKLFQAVINDILK; this is translated from the coding sequence ATGCAATTAAAAGATATATCCCATTTGCAATTTGGCTTTTATGACAAGCCAAAAGAAAAAGGTGCAGTTATCTATCTTCAGGCTAAAAATTTTAATGATTTTGGGCTGTTTGATGGTAATGGAGATGGATGGGTTGAAATAACAGAAAAGTCCAAAAGCCATCTTTTAGAAGAGGGAGATGTTTTATTTGTGGGGAAAGGGATGCGAAATTTTGCTTGGAAATACAGTGTTGATACAGGAAAAGCAATTGCTTCCTCTATCTTTTTTGTTATCAAGCCGAAGTCTGATCTTGTTGATTCAGACTATTTGGTTACGATTTTTAATTCGACTAAGTATCAATCATTTTTTCAGTCCCTTGGTGCAGGTAGCTCTATTCCTTCTATTCGTAAAAATGAACTCGAAGCAGTAGAAATCCCTCTTCCTCCATTAGAAGTTCAAAAAAAGATAGCCAAGCTAAGTGATTTGCATCGAGCAGAATTAGCTTTGACAGGAAGGTTGATAGACGAAAAAAATAAATTATTTCAAGCAGTAATAAATGATATTTTAAAATAA
- a CDS encoding type I restriction-modification system subunit M: protein MEKKLTQKEINNIVWKACDSFRGVLSSGQYKDYVLTMLFVKYVSDVWKDKKAFYTEKYKGDNVRIERALANERFKLPENATFDYLFENRNDVQLGDLIDRVLEQIEDSNRLKLAGVFRNITFNSESNLGQTKDRNRRLKNLLVDFSEMDLQPSHLEGNDVIGDSYEYLISMFAGDEGKKSGEFYTPSEVSTLLAKLLTPEAGNRLNDPTCGSGSLLIKLSKEVGSGNFSLYGQEVNGSTWALARMNMFLHEIDNATIEWGDTINNPRLLEGDQLMKFHIVAANPPFSLDKWGAENAVADQYNRFHRGVPPKSKGDYAFISHMIETTYEDIGRVGVIMPHGVLFRGSSEGKIRQQLIEENLLEAVIGLPANLFFGTGIPAVILIFNKAKESNKDVLFIDASKGFETGKNQNKLRDIDIKHIVETYKAFKISVPLATDKGSVIEDKYAYRAPLSEIKENDFNLNIPRYVDTFEEEEEVDIKAVQSEINTLKQQIDDVEAEMANYLKDLGY from the coding sequence ATGGAAAAGAAGCTCACTCAAAAAGAGATTAACAATATAGTATGGAAAGCCTGTGATTCATTCAGAGGAGTGTTAAGTAGCGGACAGTATAAAGATTATGTGCTGACGATGCTTTTTGTAAAGTATGTTTCTGATGTATGGAAAGACAAGAAAGCATTTTACACCGAAAAGTACAAAGGTGATAATGTGCGTATAGAACGGGCTTTGGCAAATGAACGATTTAAGCTTCCTGAAAATGCAACTTTCGATTATTTATTTGAAAATCGTAATGATGTACAATTAGGTGATTTAATCGACCGTGTTCTGGAACAAATTGAAGATTCCAACCGCTTGAAATTAGCAGGTGTTTTCAGAAATATTACGTTCAATTCAGAATCAAATCTTGGGCAAACAAAAGACCGTAACAGAAGACTGAAAAATTTGCTTGTCGATTTTTCTGAAATGGATTTACAGCCTTCGCATTTGGAAGGTAATGATGTGATCGGTGATTCTTATGAGTACCTGATTTCAATGTTTGCGGGTGATGAAGGAAAAAAATCAGGAGAATTTTATACCCCAAGTGAGGTTTCTACCCTATTAGCGAAGCTCCTTACTCCTGAAGCGGGTAATAGATTAAATGACCCAACCTGCGGTTCGGGCTCCTTATTGATTAAGCTATCCAAAGAAGTAGGATCCGGAAACTTTTCTTTATATGGACAGGAAGTAAACGGAAGCACTTGGGCTTTAGCTCGTATGAATATGTTTCTGCACGAGATTGATAACGCTACCATTGAATGGGGAGACACCATAAATAACCCACGCCTTTTGGAAGGTGATCAATTAATGAAGTTTCATATTGTGGCTGCAAATCCACCTTTTTCATTAGATAAATGGGGAGCGGAAAATGCGGTCGCTGATCAATACAATCGTTTCCATCGAGGTGTTCCTCCAAAAAGCAAAGGTGATTACGCCTTTATTAGTCATATGATTGAAACCACTTATGAAGATATTGGTCGTGTTGGAGTGATTATGCCGCATGGTGTATTGTTTAGGGGAAGCAGCGAAGGTAAAATCCGTCAGCAGTTGATTGAAGAAAATTTATTAGAAGCTGTCATTGGTTTACCTGCCAACTTATTTTTCGGGACTGGTATTCCAGCTGTTATTCTGATTTTCAACAAAGCAAAGGAATCCAATAAAGATGTTTTGTTCATTGATGCGAGCAAAGGTTTTGAAACAGGTAAAAATCAAAACAAACTGAGAGATATAGATATAAAACACATTGTTGAAACATACAAAGCTTTTAAAATCAGTGTTCCTCTTGCTACTGATAAAGGTAGTGTAATTGAAGACAAATATGCTTATCGAGCGCCCTTGAGCGAAATTAAAGAGAACGATTTTAATCTGAATATCCCTCGCTATGTGGATACGTTTGAAGAAGAGGAAGAGGTGGATATTAAAGCGGTACAATCAGAGATTAATACACTAAAGCAACAGATTGATGATGTGGAAGCAGAAATGGCTAACTATTTAAAAGATCTGGGATACTAG
- a CDS encoding restriction endonuclease subunit S — translation MDKKTGYKKTPLGTVPSNWNIVEILEVLEYEQPSKYLTNNINKVNNLNNMPVLTANKAFVLGYTEDQDGIYNPDNPVIIFDDFTTASRYIDFRFKIKSSAIKILTAKAGNDTKFLYERLQLVKINTEDHKRRWISEFQEIAIALPPINEQNEIAKLSFTWDRSIRYNEQLLENFINRRRALVLKLTSDIGMNVVLTPLAKGVIKVKTGFIPEKEIFYQEIGIRSHAKGIFHKEPVTGKSLGNKSVFWIEPDCFVVNIVFAWEQAIAKTTEAERGMIASHRFPMYKPKEGVLDLDYLLYFFKSAKGKNLLELASPGGAGRNKTLGQSEFLKLKIPVPPIEEQKEIVRLLNTADKEIELQKKKIEAIKQQKKGLMQQLLTGKKRLKINTI, via the coding sequence ATGGATAAAAAGACTGGATATAAGAAAACACCATTAGGAACAGTTCCCTCTAATTGGAATATCGTTGAAATACTTGAGGTTCTAGAATATGAACAGCCGAGCAAATATTTAACGAATAATATCAACAAGGTAAACAACTTGAACAACATGCCTGTATTAACAGCTAATAAAGCTTTTGTTTTAGGTTATACCGAAGATCAGGATGGTATATATAACCCTGATAATCCTGTAATAATTTTTGACGATTTTACTACTGCTAGCAGGTATATTGACTTTCGCTTTAAAATTAAATCTTCAGCCATAAAAATTTTAACAGCAAAGGCGGGTAACGACACAAAGTTCTTATATGAGAGACTTCAGCTAGTAAAGATTAATACTGAAGATCATAAAAGACGGTGGATTTCAGAATTTCAAGAAATAGCTATAGCGTTGCCGCCAATTAACGAGCAAAATGAAATTGCAAAACTTTCATTTACTTGGGATAGGTCAATTAGATATAATGAGCAATTACTTGAAAATTTTATAAATCGCAGACGTGCTCTTGTTTTAAAATTGACTTCTGACATCGGAATGAACGTAGTTTTAACACCGCTTGCAAAAGGAGTTATTAAAGTTAAAACAGGTTTTATTCCTGAGAAAGAAATTTTTTATCAAGAAATTGGTATAAGATCTCATGCTAAAGGCATTTTTCATAAAGAACCAGTAACAGGAAAAAGTTTAGGTAACAAATCCGTGTTTTGGATAGAACCCGATTGCTTTGTTGTAAATATTGTTTTTGCATGGGAGCAAGCAATAGCAAAGACAACGGAAGCAGAGAGAGGAATGATAGCTTCACATCGTTTTCCTATGTACAAACCTAAAGAAGGGGTTTTAGATCTGGATTACCTGTTGTACTTTTTTAAATCAGCAAAAGGGAAAAACTTATTAGAGTTGGCTTCTCCCGGTGGTGCAGGGCGAAACAAGACGTTAGGGCAATCTGAATTCCTAAAACTCAAAATACCCGTACCTCCAATTGAGGAGCAGAAGGAAATTGTTCGGTTACTAAATACAGCAGATAAGGAAATCGAACTACAAAAGAAGAAAATAGAAGCGATTAAACAACAGAAAAAAGGTTTGATGCAACAATTATTAACCGGGAAAAAGAGATTGAAAATAAATACTATTTAA